A window of Xylophilus sp. GW821-FHT01B05 contains these coding sequences:
- a CDS encoding TetR/AcrR family transcriptional regulator: MKVSKEQMAENRDRILDAAATLFRERGFDGIGVADLMKGAGLTHGGFYGHFDSKEDLMAQAAARAAEQMLATWQRLAERHPGQERAAVADAYLSTRHRDHAGRGCLFATLGADAARQGPAVRHAVTEGLRPQVDLLEQATPGRNKAARRRKALADYAGMVGALVLARAVDDAALSQEILDAARAALSLPEAEA, translated from the coding sequence ATGAAAGTCAGCAAGGAACAGATGGCCGAGAACCGCGACCGCATCCTGGATGCGGCCGCCACGCTGTTTCGCGAGCGCGGCTTTGACGGCATAGGCGTGGCCGACCTGATGAAGGGCGCCGGGCTGACGCACGGCGGCTTCTATGGCCACTTCGACTCCAAGGAAGACCTGATGGCGCAGGCCGCAGCACGCGCCGCCGAACAGATGCTGGCCACCTGGCAGCGGCTGGCCGAACGCCACCCCGGGCAAGAGCGCGCCGCAGTGGCCGACGCCTACCTGAGCACACGCCACCGCGACCACGCCGGCCGCGGCTGCCTGTTCGCCACCCTGGGTGCCGACGCGGCGCGCCAGGGCCCGGCCGTGCGCCATGCCGTGACCGAGGGGCTGCGGCCGCAGGTCGATCTGCTGGAGCAGGCCACGCCCGGCCGCAACAAGGCGGCGCGGCGGCGCAAGGCGCTGGCCGACTATGCCGGCATGGTGGGGGCGCTGGTGCTGGCGCGCGCGGTGGATGACGCCGCGCTGTCGCAAGAGATATTGGACGCCGCGCGGGCGGCGCTGTCGCTGCCGGAGGCGGAGGCTTAG
- a CDS encoding type 1 glutamine amidotransferase produces MAPMQPSSQRLKIGLSACFQHADPARSLFTGKTLQYVEQSIAHWLMSAGAMVVMVPCPTGETARGDVTLAHYAEWLDGVVMHGGADVWPGSYGEEPLQEAWMGDRIRDLYDLAVVEAFAQAGKPVFGVCRGLQLINVAYGGTLYQDIETQHEGALRHRDALTYDQNFHEIDLVEGSRLSRLYPGVLRARVNSIHHQGIKELAPDFAVEAWSYPDRVPEAIRRTGGPQKGYIAATQWHPEFHRRGANTIDDTAILSDFLDACAAFRTRPPPPERSLPGKIRDRAARLLRQALLMR; encoded by the coding sequence ATGGCGCCCATGCAGCCTTCCTCGCAGCGACTGAAGATCGGTCTATCGGCGTGCTTCCAGCACGCCGACCCCGCGCGTTCCCTTTTTACCGGCAAGACACTGCAGTACGTCGAGCAGTCCATCGCCCACTGGCTGATGTCGGCCGGCGCCATGGTGGTCATGGTGCCTTGCCCCACGGGCGAGACGGCGCGCGGCGACGTCACCCTGGCGCACTACGCCGAGTGGCTGGACGGCGTGGTCATGCACGGCGGCGCCGACGTCTGGCCCGGCAGCTACGGCGAAGAGCCGCTGCAGGAAGCCTGGATGGGCGACCGCATCCGCGACCTCTACGACCTGGCCGTGGTCGAGGCCTTCGCCCAGGCCGGCAAGCCGGTGTTTGGCGTCTGCCGCGGCCTGCAGCTGATCAACGTGGCCTATGGCGGCACGCTCTACCAGGACATCGAGACCCAGCACGAGGGCGCGCTGCGCCACCGCGACGCGCTCACCTACGACCAGAACTTCCATGAGATCGACCTGGTCGAGGGCTCGCGCCTGTCGCGGCTCTACCCCGGCGTGCTGCGTGCGCGTGTCAACAGCATCCACCACCAGGGCATCAAAGAGTTGGCGCCCGACTTCGCCGTGGAAGCCTGGAGCTACCCCGACCGCGTGCCCGAGGCCATCCGCCGCACCGGCGGCCCGCAGAAGGGCTACATCGCCGCCACGCAATGGCACCCGGAATTCCACCGCCGCGGCGCCAACACCATCGACGACACGGCCATCCTGAGCGACTTCCTGGATGCCTGCGCCGCCTTCCGCACCCGCCCGCCGCCGCCCGAGCGCAGCCTGCCCGGCAAGATCCGCGACCGCGCCGCGCGCTTGCTGCGCCAGGCATTGCTGATGCGCTAA
- a CDS encoding spore coat U domain-containing protein, translating to MSIHPFLRALCCSLLGLLAAPAIACTYAETGGNLGSVPSFRVRNGPAITTSGNFSLSCSGVVLAALTGQPSVSATLASPATGLTLKNGTNSIPYQITQSNGTALTTGFVFINASGTTVVGLFSGNSSANVPINITTNVGANVPAGTYTDTIQVTWALRNICEGLLVVAGLCVGTPTNTDTTRSLLVTLTVTNDCVITAPNIAFGSAPLPSAFPTVSQDIGLLCTAGLSYTVGLSAGGHASAGQRRMASGTNFLAYDIFKASGALWGEVGGARAPGPAVADGLNLQTIPYNATVYPAQAPPPAGSYTDNVVVDVQF from the coding sequence ATGAGCATTCACCCGTTTTTGCGCGCGCTTTGCTGCAGCCTGCTCGGCCTGCTGGCTGCGCCGGCCATTGCCTGCACCTACGCGGAGACCGGCGGCAATTTGGGCAGCGTGCCGTCGTTTCGCGTGCGCAATGGGCCGGCGATCACGACTTCGGGCAACTTCTCGCTGAGTTGCTCAGGCGTGGTGCTGGCCGCACTGACCGGCCAGCCTAGCGTGTCGGCTACGCTGGCCAGTCCGGCTACCGGCCTGACCTTGAAAAACGGAACCAACTCGATCCCGTATCAAATCACCCAGTCCAACGGTACGGCGCTCACCACCGGCTTTGTCTTCATCAACGCCAGCGGCACCACGGTGGTGGGCTTGTTCAGCGGCAACAGCAGCGCCAACGTACCGATCAATATCACCACCAACGTTGGCGCCAACGTACCGGCCGGCACCTATACCGACACCATCCAGGTGACCTGGGCGCTGCGCAATATCTGCGAGGGTCTATTAGTCGTCGCGGGCCTGTGCGTGGGCACCCCCACCAACACCGACACCACGCGCAGCCTGCTGGTGACGCTGACAGTCACCAACGACTGCGTCATCACCGCACCCAATATCGCCTTTGGCAGCGCGCCGCTGCCCAGCGCCTTTCCCACCGTGTCGCAGGACATAGGCCTGCTCTGCACCGCGGGCCTGAGCTACACCGTGGGCCTGAGCGCCGGGGGCCATGCGTCGGCGGGGCAGCGGCGCATGGCTTCGGGCACCAACTTCCTGGCCTATGACATCTTCAAGGCCAGTGGCGCGCTATGGGGCGAGGTGGGTGGCGCGCGGGCGCCGGGGCCGGCGGTGGCGGATGGCCTCAACCTCCAGACCATTCCCTACAACGCCACGGTCTACCCGGCCCAGGCGCCGCCACCGGCCGGCAGCTATACCGACAACGTGGTGGTCGACGTGCAGTTTTGA
- a CDS encoding PilC/PilY family type IV pilus protein translates to MKPFRSIRHALPVLALCCVHAASAVTLADQPVLASADVPGNLALALSVEYPTAISVANLGNYADASTYLGYFDPLKCYTYSYDSGTAANSYFQPAGLSTGTNKHSCSGMWSGNFMNWATMQTIDPFRWALTGGYRAVDTTSSTILQKAWGANQGSQSNFPLRGTDQGTGHKLSASLISSVVPMSWSAFNTSIWTRGSTMVFSGTGTGYSNTGTAGTDWQSLAASNDATTTYRVYIRVKVCDPGTTGTTTGGVESNCVLYPNGQYKPEGLLQQYANKIRYSAFSYLNGLGSGNQGGVLRAPMGFIGPTYPTPLSATLNSNSKAEWDSGTGIMNTNPDTATASATTTASGVTVSNSGVMNYLNKFGVATGSYMTYDNVSELYYAVVRYFQNLGNVATWTSYITAATTSSDSTRTALLDGFPAVSTWADPITYSCQRNFVLGIGDANTHYDVNVGGGTLSTSGRTKPAGVTSDSFNKAQAWTNAIETLEGLTGRASAWGDKGSEYIAGLAYGSHVNDIRSDLTGTQNISTYWMDVMEYQVAKDKNPYWLAAKYGGFTAPSGYDITQTTTPLINSWWNSSGDTINMNGTTEPRPDNYFLAGNASQMVAGLTKAFSNIASAVSAYTTSFSLSSAQVSSAGAASYAAQYASKGWSGVVTATTLAIASDGTTTTTAAWNSTSTLATQLAGAGWNTGRQVVTWSGTAGTPFRYASLTSAQQSALITSYRGSDGSDYLKYLRGDQSQESGSTTTGSSQAYRARSVLLGDIVDSKVVPVVAPSQTYTDALNPGYAAFKAKWASRPTVVYVGANDGMLHGFNGATSGTGAGAELFAYVPNAVFQGPNATPQTDGLAALGNPSYAHHYYVDATPQSFDIDFNNAGGSFTTTSAATSDWRTVLIGGLGKGGKSFYAIDVTNPAGMTTETAVAGNVLWEFTDDTMGYSFGEPVVVKTKKYGWVVILTSGYNNSDGYGYLYFLDPKTGSLLEKVKTGVASSGLAHAAGYVRDYTDGTADAIYAGDLNGQVWRFDVSGSGVYPAPLLMANLTNASGTAEPVTTQPLIEIHPTTRKRYVMLGSGQMLASSDVNSSTPQTFYALLDGTAAAFNTAALLPSGVSFPLKRSNLTALTNLTLPATFSSTSMGWYVDLGVDSSTGTAWRVIVNPTAGSGLVAFAATLTTPDACSPSGTSRLYVLNFGTGQSSLLNNVAYIPYTGAITDMAFVSANGTTRLVVGLNDGSVLSPSITPSASVSLHLLNWREIPTVN, encoded by the coding sequence ATGAAACCGTTTCGTTCCATCCGCCATGCGCTGCCCGTGCTGGCCCTGTGCTGTGTGCATGCGGCGTCGGCCGTCACCTTGGCCGACCAGCCGGTGCTGGCGTCCGCCGATGTGCCGGGCAATCTGGCACTGGCGCTGTCGGTGGAATACCCGACCGCCATCAGCGTCGCCAACCTGGGCAACTACGCCGATGCCAGCACCTACCTGGGCTACTTCGATCCGCTCAAGTGCTACACCTATAGCTATGACAGCGGCACCGCAGCCAACAGCTACTTTCAGCCGGCGGGCCTGAGCACTGGCACCAACAAGCACAGTTGCTCCGGCATGTGGAGCGGCAACTTCATGAACTGGGCCACGATGCAGACCATCGACCCGTTTCGCTGGGCGCTGACCGGGGGCTATCGCGCGGTGGATACCACCAGCTCGACCATCCTGCAGAAGGCCTGGGGCGCCAACCAGGGCTCGCAGTCCAATTTCCCGCTGCGGGGCACGGACCAGGGCACGGGGCACAAGCTGAGCGCGAGCCTGATCTCCTCAGTGGTGCCGATGTCCTGGAGTGCCTTCAACACCAGCATCTGGACGCGTGGCAGCACCATGGTGTTCTCGGGTACGGGCACTGGCTACAGCAACACTGGCACGGCCGGCACTGATTGGCAGAGCCTGGCTGCCAGCAACGATGCGACCACGACTTACCGCGTGTACATCCGCGTCAAGGTCTGCGACCCTGGCACCACTGGCACTACGACTGGCGGTGTAGAGAGCAACTGCGTTCTCTACCCAAACGGCCAGTACAAGCCTGAAGGCCTGCTGCAGCAGTACGCCAACAAAATTCGCTACAGCGCGTTTTCCTACCTCAACGGCCTCGGCAGCGGCAACCAGGGCGGGGTACTGCGGGCCCCGATGGGCTTCATCGGCCCGACCTATCCCACGCCCTTGTCCGCGACCTTGAACAGCAACAGCAAGGCCGAGTGGGACAGCGGCACCGGCATCATGAACACCAACCCGGACACCGCTACAGCCAGCGCCACCACCACCGCCAGCGGTGTGACCGTGAGCAACAGCGGCGTCATGAACTACCTGAACAAGTTCGGTGTCGCCACGGGCTCGTATATGACCTACGACAACGTGAGCGAGCTCTACTACGCGGTGGTGCGCTACTTCCAGAACCTGGGCAATGTCGCCACCTGGACCAGCTACATCACGGCCGCCACGACCTCGTCCGACTCGACCCGCACCGCGCTGCTGGATGGATTTCCCGCAGTCAGCACATGGGCCGACCCCATCACCTACTCATGCCAGCGCAACTTCGTGCTGGGCATTGGCGACGCCAACACGCACTACGACGTCAATGTGGGCGGCGGCACGCTCAGCACGTCGGGCCGCACCAAACCGGCCGGCGTCACCAGCGACAGCTTCAACAAGGCACAGGCCTGGACCAATGCCATCGAGACGCTGGAGGGGCTCACCGGCCGGGCTTCGGCCTGGGGCGACAAGGGGTCGGAATACATCGCCGGCCTGGCCTACGGCTCCCATGTCAATGACATACGTTCGGACCTGACCGGCACCCAGAACATCTCCACCTATTGGATGGATGTGATGGAGTACCAGGTCGCGAAGGACAAGAACCCCTACTGGCTCGCGGCCAAGTACGGCGGCTTCACCGCTCCCTCCGGCTATGACATCACGCAGACCACGACGCCGTTGATCAATAGCTGGTGGAACAGCAGCGGCGACACCATCAACATGAACGGCACGACCGAGCCTCGTCCCGACAACTACTTTCTTGCGGGCAACGCAAGCCAGATGGTGGCCGGCCTGACCAAGGCCTTCTCCAACATCGCCAGCGCGGTCAGTGCCTACACCACCTCCTTCTCGCTCTCGTCAGCGCAGGTCAGCAGCGCTGGTGCGGCCTCGTATGCGGCGCAGTACGCCTCCAAGGGCTGGAGCGGCGTCGTGACGGCCACCACCCTTGCCATCGCCAGCGACGGCACCACGACCACGACCGCCGCCTGGAACAGCACCAGCACCCTGGCCACGCAGTTGGCCGGCGCCGGCTGGAACACCGGGCGCCAGGTCGTGACCTGGAGCGGCACGGCGGGCACGCCGTTTCGCTACGCCAGCCTGACCTCGGCCCAGCAGTCGGCGCTCATCACCTCCTACCGCGGCAGCGACGGCTCGGACTACCTCAAGTACCTGCGCGGCGACCAGTCGCAGGAGTCGGGCTCCACCACCACCGGCAGCAGCCAGGCCTACCGCGCACGCAGCGTGCTGCTGGGCGACATCGTCGACTCCAAGGTGGTGCCGGTAGTGGCGCCCAGCCAGACCTACACGGACGCCCTCAACCCTGGCTATGCCGCATTCAAGGCCAAGTGGGCCAGCCGGCCAACCGTGGTCTATGTGGGCGCCAACGACGGCATGCTGCATGGCTTCAACGGCGCGACCTCCGGGACCGGCGCAGGCGCAGAGCTCTTCGCCTATGTGCCCAACGCCGTGTTCCAGGGGCCCAACGCAACGCCGCAGACCGACGGCCTGGCCGCGCTCGGCAACCCGAGCTACGCGCACCACTACTACGTCGACGCCACGCCGCAGTCCTTCGACATCGACTTCAACAACGCCGGCGGCTCCTTCACCACCACCTCTGCCGCGACGTCTGACTGGCGCACCGTGCTGATCGGCGGCCTGGGCAAGGGTGGCAAGAGCTTCTATGCGATCGACGTGACCAACCCCGCCGGCATGACGACAGAAACTGCCGTCGCCGGCAATGTGCTGTGGGAGTTCACCGATGACACCATGGGCTACAGCTTTGGCGAGCCCGTCGTGGTCAAGACCAAGAAGTACGGCTGGGTGGTGATACTGACCTCGGGCTACAACAACAGCGACGGCTACGGCTACCTGTACTTCCTCGACCCCAAGACCGGCAGCTTGCTGGAGAAGGTCAAGACCGGCGTCGCCTCCAGCGGGCTGGCCCACGCTGCGGGCTATGTGCGCGACTACACCGACGGCACCGCCGACGCGATCTATGCGGGCGACCTCAATGGCCAGGTGTGGCGCTTCGATGTGAGCGGCTCCGGTGTCTATCCCGCTCCCTTGCTGATGGCCAACCTGACCAATGCCAGCGGCACCGCAGAGCCGGTCACCACCCAGCCCCTGATCGAGATCCACCCGACCACGCGCAAACGCTACGTGATGCTGGGCAGCGGCCAGATGCTGGCCTCCAGCGACGTCAACTCGTCCACCCCGCAGACCTTCTATGCACTGCTGGACGGCACGGCCGCAGCCTTCAATACCGCGGCGCTGCTGCCTTCGGGCGTGAGCTTCCCGCTCAAGCGCTCCAACCTGACGGCGCTGACCAACCTGACGCTGCCCGCCACCTTCAGCAGTACCTCCATGGGCTGGTATGTGGACCTGGGCGTTGACAGCAGCACCGGCACGGCCTGGCGCGTGATCGTCAACCCCACGGCCGGCAGCGGGCTGGTGGCCTTCGCCGCCACGCTCACCACGCCCGATGCCTGCAGCCCTTCGGGCACCAGCCGGCTCTATGTGCTGAACTTCGGCACCGGCCAGTCGTCGCTGCTCAACAACGTTGCTTACATCCCTTACACCGGTGCCATCACCGACATGGCCTTTGTCAGCGCCAACGGCACGACGCGGCTGGTGGTCGGGCTCAACGATGGCTCGGTGCTCAGCCCGTCCATCACGCCATCGGCCAGCGTCAGCCTGCACCTGCTGAACTGGCGCGAGATCCCCACCGTGAATTGA
- a CDS encoding GspH/FimT family pseudopilin: MLKPRPAPAAGFTLIEMVVTVTILGILAMLAMPSFVTWVANNKVRTVGDALQNGLRLAQTESLRRSRQVVFSLTNSTAPQTSLTAVANGSNWSVNFVKSSTLDASDAATFIEAGVLAGVAPGVQITGPAAVCFNSVGRLVANTATGVDGASCAVTAAPTYDITLTGADRKLRVIVALGGQVHLCDSAKTLSASVPDGCPAS; the protein is encoded by the coding sequence ATGCTGAAGCCGCGGCCTGCGCCGGCCGCGGGCTTCACCCTGATCGAGATGGTGGTGACCGTGACCATCCTGGGCATTCTGGCCATGCTGGCCATGCCCTCGTTCGTCACCTGGGTTGCCAACAACAAGGTGCGCACCGTGGGCGATGCGTTGCAGAACGGCCTGCGGCTGGCGCAGACCGAGTCGCTGCGGCGCAGCCGGCAGGTGGTGTTCTCGCTGACCAACAGCACGGCGCCCCAGACCAGTCTTACCGCAGTGGCCAATGGCAGCAACTGGTCGGTCAACTTCGTCAAATCCTCGACCCTGGACGCCAGCGATGCCGCCACCTTCATCGAGGCCGGCGTGCTGGCTGGCGTGGCGCCCGGCGTGCAGATCACCGGGCCGGCGGCGGTCTGCTTCAACTCGGTGGGCCGCCTGGTGGCCAACACCGCTACCGGTGTGGATGGCGCCAGCTGCGCGGTGACGGCGGCCCCCACCTATGACATCACGCTCACCGGGGCTGACCGCAAGCTGCGCGTCATCGTGGCGCTGGGCGGGCAGGTGCACCTGTGCGATAGCGCCAAGACGCTTTCCGCGTCGGTCCCCGACGGGTGCCCGGCGTCATGA
- a CDS encoding PilW family protein, with the protein MSRPRGAAGHVPRGFTLIELMVAMAIGLVLTLAVTSTVVVSEAHKRTTTTSNDMNQSGSYAAYVLDRALRSAGSGFTQSWSLAGAFGCRLNATLPATPNLPRASAFPAPFATAFVGGADLRVAPVLIGQNQSDAGSDVLVVMGGSAAGGDVPRLILSGGASANILRFNSTVGMAEGDIGLVSASGTTDCLLEQVHASTPFADSVGNALLPLGGSYYTATGKDTDLATLAASGTAYFTPLGSVGVGNVQFQMFGVGSNHTLFSYDLLMANGTDAAQAIADDVAELHALYGLDTNADGILDTWVDPGAAGYDIATVMATPATQKQIVAIHLALVLRSTNYEKDVVSHSIPALFANLSPAPNTALARDAVALSGDDQHYRYRVVETTIPLRNLLLLPTS; encoded by the coding sequence ATGAGCCGCCCACGCGGCGCTGCGGGCCATGTACCGCGCGGCTTCACGCTGATCGAGCTGATGGTGGCCATGGCCATCGGGCTGGTGCTGACGCTGGCCGTCACCAGCACGGTGGTGGTGAGCGAGGCGCACAAGCGCACCACCACCACGTCCAATGACATGAACCAGTCGGGCTCCTATGCGGCCTATGTGCTGGACCGCGCGCTGCGCAGCGCCGGCTCGGGCTTCACGCAGTCCTGGAGCCTGGCGGGCGCGTTCGGCTGCAGGCTCAACGCGACGCTGCCGGCCACGCCCAACCTGCCGCGCGCCAGCGCCTTTCCCGCGCCCTTTGCCACGGCCTTCGTGGGTGGAGCCGACCTGCGCGTCGCGCCGGTGCTGATCGGCCAGAACCAGTCCGACGCCGGCTCTGACGTGCTGGTGGTGATGGGCGGCAGTGCGGCGGGCGGCGACGTGCCGCGGCTGATCCTCTCTGGCGGTGCGTCTGCCAACATCCTGCGGTTCAACAGCACCGTGGGCATGGCCGAGGGCGACATCGGTCTGGTCAGCGCCAGCGGCACCACCGACTGCCTGCTGGAGCAGGTGCACGCCAGCACCCCTTTTGCCGACAGCGTGGGCAATGCGCTGCTGCCGCTGGGCGGCAGCTACTACACCGCGACCGGCAAGGACACCGACCTGGCCACGCTGGCGGCCAGCGGCACGGCCTACTTCACGCCGCTGGGCAGCGTCGGCGTGGGCAATGTGCAGTTCCAGATGTTCGGCGTGGGCAGCAACCACACGCTGTTCAGCTATGACCTGCTCATGGCCAACGGCACGGACGCCGCGCAGGCCATCGCCGACGACGTGGCAGAGCTGCATGCGCTGTATGGCCTGGACACCAATGCCGACGGCATCCTGGACACCTGGGTGGACCCGGGCGCCGCCGGCTACGACATCGCCACGGTGATGGCCACGCCCGCCACGCAGAAGCAGATCGTGGCCATCCATCTGGCGCTGGTGCTGCGCAGCACCAACTACGAGAAGGACGTCGTCTCCCACAGCATCCCGGCGCTGTTCGCCAACCTGAGCCCGGCGCCCAACACCGCGCTGGCGCGCGATGCCGTGGCGCTGAGCGGCGACGACCAGCACTACCGCTACCGCGTCGTAGAAACCACCATCCCGCTGCGCAACCTGCTGTTGCTGCCCACCTCATGA
- a CDS encoding type IV pilin protein, whose product MLVATPVPEWRAPRRSVSGFTLIELMVTVAIIGILAAIAYPSYRDYILRGQIVDATNGLSALRANMERYFQDNRTYLTASPYTSPCAVAATSLVVGSFQLSCAGTYGVLTATTFTLVATGSGSTNGFVFTVDQNNSRATPLAGSGWGACTTAWVTKRGQAC is encoded by the coding sequence TTGCTTGTTGCCACTCCCGTACCTGAATGGCGTGCCCCGCGCCGCAGTGTCAGCGGCTTCACGCTGATCGAGCTGATGGTCACCGTGGCGATCATCGGCATCCTTGCCGCCATTGCCTACCCGAGCTACCGCGACTACATCCTGCGGGGCCAGATCGTGGACGCGACCAACGGCCTGTCGGCCCTGCGCGCCAACATGGAGCGCTACTTCCAGGACAACCGCACCTATCTCACGGCCAGCCCCTACACCTCGCCCTGCGCGGTGGCGGCTACCAGCCTGGTGGTGGGCTCCTTTCAGCTGTCATGCGCCGGCACTTATGGCGTGCTGACCGCCACCACCTTCACCCTGGTGGCCACGGGCAGCGGCTCCACCAACGGCTTTGTCTTCACGGTCGACCAGAACAACAGCCGCGCCACGCCGCTGGCCGGCTCTGGCTGGGGCGCCTGCACCACGGCCTGGGTGACCAAGCGGGGCCAGGCATGCTGA
- a CDS encoding thiolase family protein: protein MQALISAYARSPFHFARKGALAEVRPDTLAAQVVTGLLQRTGLDPATLEDVIAGCAYPEGAQGNNIARIVALLAGLPHELGGMTVNRFCGSSMSAVHIAAAQIEAGMGEAYLCLGVESMTMVPQGGLQFSPNPVLYEQTDAYISMGETAENVAARYGVARADQEQLALESHRKAAAAREQGRLAAEIVPVQLASGASVVEDGCIRPATTLEALAALRPAFREDGVVTAGTASPLTDGAAAVLVTTEAYAARHGLQPLARIRAMATAGVDPALMGIGPIPATRKALARAGLTAADLDVVEINEAFASQALACIRTLGLRPETINLDGGGMAIGHPLGATGARITGKAAALLAREKGRYALATQCIGGGQGIATILEAL, encoded by the coding sequence ATGCAAGCCCTGATCTCCGCCTACGCCCGCTCGCCCTTCCACTTTGCCCGCAAGGGCGCATTGGCAGAGGTACGGCCCGACACCCTGGCCGCGCAGGTCGTCACCGGCCTGCTGCAGCGCACCGGCCTGGACCCGGCCACGCTCGAAGACGTGATCGCCGGCTGCGCCTACCCCGAGGGCGCGCAGGGCAACAACATCGCGCGCATCGTCGCGCTGCTGGCCGGCCTGCCACACGAACTGGGCGGCATGACCGTGAACCGCTTCTGCGGTTCGTCCATGTCGGCCGTGCACATCGCCGCCGCGCAGATCGAGGCCGGCATGGGCGAGGCCTACCTGTGCCTGGGCGTCGAATCGATGACCATGGTGCCGCAGGGCGGCCTGCAGTTCTCGCCGAACCCGGTGCTGTACGAGCAGACCGACGCCTATATCTCCATGGGCGAGACGGCAGAGAACGTGGCCGCGCGCTACGGCGTGGCGCGTGCCGACCAGGAGCAACTGGCGCTCGAATCGCACCGCAAGGCCGCCGCCGCGCGCGAGCAGGGGCGCCTGGCGGCCGAGATCGTGCCGGTGCAGCTGGCCTCCGGCGCCAGCGTGGTGGAAGACGGCTGCATCCGCCCCGCAACCACGCTCGAAGCCCTGGCCGCACTGCGCCCGGCCTTCCGCGAAGACGGCGTGGTCACGGCTGGCACCGCATCGCCGCTGACCGACGGCGCCGCCGCCGTGCTGGTGACGACCGAGGCCTACGCCGCGCGCCACGGCCTGCAGCCGCTGGCCCGCATCCGCGCCATGGCCACGGCCGGGGTCGACCCGGCGCTGATGGGCATAGGCCCGATCCCGGCCACGCGCAAGGCGCTGGCGCGCGCCGGCCTGACCGCTGCCGACCTGGACGTGGTCGAGATCAACGAGGCCTTCGCCTCGCAGGCGCTGGCCTGCATCCGCACGCTGGGCCTGCGGCCGGAGACGATCAACCTGGACGGCGGCGGCATGGCCATCGGCCACCCGCTGGGCGCCACCGGCGCGCGCATCACCGGCAAGGCCGCCGCGCTGCTGGCGCGCGAGAAAGGGCGCTACGCGCTGGCCACCCAGTGCATAGGCGGCGGCCAGGGCATTGCGACCATCCTGGAAGCCCTCTGA
- the pilV gene encoding type IV pilus modification protein PilV has translation MRRAAASRRAPQAGVAMIEVLVAILLFSFGILGLIGLQAYAISFSVDAEDRGRAALLANEIASTMWLNKSVTLDATGWSTRAADPTKDGLPNGSVTVVAVAGTTNSADITIQWQAPSHHASSDSPSRLTTRVTLP, from the coding sequence ATGAGGCGCGCTGCTGCCTCCCGCCGCGCCCCGCAGGCGGGCGTGGCCATGATCGAGGTGCTGGTGGCCATCCTGCTGTTCTCGTTCGGCATCCTCGGGCTGATCGGCCTGCAGGCCTATGCCATCAGCTTCTCGGTCGATGCCGAGGACCGGGGCCGCGCCGCGCTGCTTGCCAACGAGATCGCCAGCACCATGTGGCTGAACAAGTCGGTCACGCTGGACGCCACCGGCTGGAGCACGCGCGCGGCCGACCCAACCAAGGACGGCCTGCCCAACGGCAGCGTCACCGTGGTTGCAGTGGCGGGCACCACCAACAGCGCAGACATCACCATCCAGTGGCAGGCGCCCTCGCACCACGCCAGCAGCGACAGCCCGAGCCGGCTCACCACCCGGGTGACGCTGCCATGA